The following proteins are encoded in a genomic region of Thiomicrospira sp. R3:
- a CDS encoding MATE family efflux transporter: MKLDHYKREAHLLIRIALPIFTAQLALTSLGVVDTIMSGWVGVNDLAAIGLGTSLLLPVFIFATGILLAMTPITARFLGQNKPDKIGYGLTQGIWLAIPIGLISMLILMVPQPLLNLLQLSPQVYQLTVDYLFYAALGLPGVALYQVYRFFWEGLGITLPTLTISLGALFLNIPLNALFIYGYGPIEGMGAVGCGVATAIVMWTMLLGGWLYVRYAKKTQVYRTNTWVKPSWTLGFKPILLLGLPMAFSLLFEVGMFSFIVLFIAPLGTSVIGAHQIAMSFTSLLFMLPLSLAMAMTVRVGLGFGQADRSAVKTSIIVGVVFAIVFGVLLSLLTFNFRQTIVSLYTSHGEVFHIAAMLFIFAASYQVFDAIQVAMAGALRGLHDTQVTMWVTLVSYWGVGLGGGYWLAFFNPFGEPLGVYGFWFGIIGGLALAAVLLVLRLRWMMQHVEFKN; encoded by the coding sequence ATGAAGCTGGATCATTATAAACGCGAAGCCCATCTGCTTATTCGCATCGCCTTGCCCATTTTTACCGCACAACTTGCCTTAACCAGTCTGGGCGTGGTGGATACCATTATGTCAGGCTGGGTGGGCGTCAATGATCTGGCAGCCATTGGCTTGGGGACCAGCCTACTCTTGCCCGTATTTATTTTTGCGACCGGTATTTTATTGGCAATGACACCGATTACCGCTCGCTTTCTGGGGCAAAACAAACCGGACAAAATAGGCTATGGCTTAACACAAGGTATCTGGTTAGCCATTCCCATCGGTTTGATCAGTATGCTGATTCTTATGGTACCTCAGCCTCTGCTTAATCTATTACAACTCAGCCCCCAAGTTTATCAACTAACGGTCGATTACCTATTTTATGCCGCCTTAGGATTACCCGGGGTTGCGCTCTATCAAGTGTATCGTTTTTTCTGGGAAGGCTTGGGGATCACCTTGCCGACCTTAACGATCAGTCTTGGCGCACTTTTCCTAAATATCCCCCTTAATGCGTTGTTTATTTACGGCTATGGTCCAATCGAGGGCATGGGCGCGGTAGGTTGCGGGGTGGCAACGGCGATTGTTATGTGGACCATGCTCTTAGGAGGGTGGCTATATGTACGTTACGCAAAGAAAACCCAAGTTTATCGAACAAACACCTGGGTTAAACCGAGTTGGACGCTTGGGTTTAAACCGATTTTATTGCTCGGTTTACCTATGGCGTTTTCCTTGTTATTTGAGGTGGGCATGTTTAGTTTCATCGTACTCTTTATCGCACCGCTGGGTACCAGCGTTATTGGTGCACATCAAATTGCCATGAGTTTTACCTCACTACTGTTTATGTTGCCCTTAAGTCTGGCCATGGCGATGACCGTAAGAGTAGGCTTAGGTTTTGGTCAAGCAGATCGTAGTGCAGTAAAAACTAGTATTATTGTTGGTGTAGTTTTTGCCATCGTGTTTGGTGTGCTGCTTTCTTTGTTGACCTTTAATTTTAGACAAACCATTGTTAGCTTATATACTAGCCATGGCGAGGTGTTCCACATTGCGGCCATGTTGTTTATTTTTGCGGCATCCTATCAGGTTTTTGATGCGATTCAAGTCGCGATGGCAGGGGCCTTACGTGGTTTACACGACACGCAAGTCACCATGTGGGTCACACTCGTGAGTTATTGGGGCGTGGGTCTTGGCGGCGGCTATTGGCTTGCCTTTTTTAATCCATTTGGCGAACCGTTGGGCGTGTACGGTTTTTGGTTTGGCATTATAGGCGGCTTGGCCTTAGCAGCGGTGTTATTAGTTTTACGATTACGTTGGATGATGCAACATGTCGAATTTAAAAACTAA
- a CDS encoding NUDIX domain-containing protein — MMTDKTLIIHSNKKGYDGFFKINLIRFQHSLYQGGLSPSITRELFGRGQAVVVLLYDLNAQQVILVEQCRAGALGHALDTNNPNQAWLIEPVAGMIDDHETALDACRRETREEAGIEVNQFDYVCQFYPSPGGSDEILHLYAAEVDVEKIGQWGGLAEEVEDIRLVKVSFDQAKQQLLARHYNVASTLIALQWLFFQRLQAS; from the coding sequence ATGATGACAGATAAAACCCTGATAATTCACAGCAATAAAAAAGGCTATGATGGATTTTTCAAAATCAACCTTATCCGTTTTCAACATAGCCTATATCAAGGAGGCTTGAGCCCTAGCATTACCCGAGAACTATTTGGGCGTGGCCAGGCGGTGGTTGTGTTGTTATATGATTTAAACGCTCAGCAGGTTATCTTGGTTGAACAATGTCGTGCGGGCGCCTTAGGGCATGCACTCGACACAAACAATCCAAACCAGGCCTGGTTGATTGAACCGGTTGCCGGCATGATTGATGATCACGAAACCGCCTTAGACGCTTGCCGACGCGAAACACGTGAAGAGGCGGGCATTGAGGTTAATCAATTTGATTATGTTTGTCAGTTTTACCCTAGCCCGGGCGGCAGTGATGAGATTTTGCATTTATATGCCGCAGAGGTTGATGTGGAAAAAATAGGCCAGTGGGGTGGTTTGGCTGAAGAAGTTGAAGACATTCGGCTGGTCAAGGTTTCATTTGATCAAGCGAAGCAACAGCTTTTAGCTAGACATTATAACGTTGCCAGTACACTGATTGCTTTACAATGGCTCTTTTTTCAACGACTTCAGGCAAGCTAA
- the alr gene encoding alanine racemase: MSRPIYAQINLAALRHNLAQVRALTLDSRVFAVIKANGYGHGIVRVAKQLASADGFAVASLDEALILRQNGFLHRILLLEGAFQPDELSLIEQHRLDLVVHSPHQVDWLLDYQPKSPLKIWFKIDTGMHRLGFDLVSFSQSMLKIRNALPKLKLNLMSHFASVTESQAFTDLQLETFNQACIDYNLPKSIANSAAIQRLPQTHFDWVRPGIMLYGAGIDPSLQSRFKAVLTFKTQLISLKWIAEGETVGYGQTWTAPRRSLIGVAAAGYGDGYPRHAPNGTPVLVNGQRVLTVGRVSMDMITLDLTDMSAQVAIGDPVTLWGEGLGVDEVAEKAGTIGYELLCGITQRVPIQELDSEVQDDDR; the protein is encoded by the coding sequence ATGTCCCGACCTATTTATGCTCAAATTAACTTAGCCGCCTTACGCCATAACCTGGCTCAAGTACGCGCTTTAACCTTGGACTCACGCGTCTTTGCGGTGATTAAAGCCAACGGCTATGGTCATGGTATTGTTCGAGTTGCTAAACAATTAGCCTCAGCGGATGGGTTTGCGGTTGCGTCCTTGGACGAAGCCTTAATTCTGCGTCAAAATGGATTTCTACATCGTATTTTATTGCTCGAAGGGGCATTTCAACCCGATGAGCTCAGTCTGATCGAGCAACATCGGCTGGACCTAGTCGTTCATTCACCGCATCAGGTTGATTGGTTGCTGGATTATCAACCCAAATCACCCTTAAAAATTTGGTTTAAAATCGATACAGGCATGCACCGTCTGGGTTTCGACCTGGTTAGTTTTTCTCAATCCATGTTGAAAATTAGAAATGCACTGCCCAAGCTTAAACTCAATTTAATGTCGCATTTTGCCAGTGTGACTGAATCACAAGCCTTCACTGATCTTCAGCTTGAAACGTTTAACCAGGCCTGCATAGATTATAATTTACCCAAAAGTATAGCCAATTCTGCAGCGATCCAGCGTTTACCTCAAACCCATTTTGACTGGGTGCGCCCTGGCATTATGTTATATGGTGCGGGCATTGATCCCTCACTGCAATCACGATTCAAAGCCGTACTCACCTTTAAAACCCAATTGATTAGCTTAAAATGGATCGCTGAAGGCGAAACGGTGGGGTATGGTCAAACGTGGACCGCTCCTCGCCGCAGTTTAATTGGCGTTGCTGCAGCCGGTTATGGTGATGGTTACCCACGTCATGCGCCTAATGGCACGCCGGTATTAGTCAATGGCCAGCGTGTCTTAACGGTGGGGCGAGTGTCGATGGATATGATTACACTTGATCTAACCGATATGTCAGCGCAGGTCGCGATTGGTGATCCGGTTACACTTTGGGGAGAGGGGCTTGGTGTAGATGAAGTGGCTGAAAAAGCCGGTACGATAGGCTATGAATTACTCTGCGGCATAACCCAGCGTGTACCTATTCAAGAGCTGGATTCAGAGGTACAAGATGATGACAGATAA
- the dnaB gene encoding replicative DNA helicase, producing MQVNNTTTNPGNQMPFKVPPHSIDSEQSVLGGLMLSNASFEDVSMVLNQFDFYTKQHQAIYNAIVELNRANKPFDLVTVVEFLEATQQIELAGGKSYLAELVANTPGAGNIMFYTQIVREKSILRKLIEASNDVAESCFFTKGKDVREILDFAESKIMAIAEHGEGKQRQYKTIDELLVSAINRIDELFNSDGSITGIATHLNEFDEMTSGLQRGDLLIVAGRPSMGKTSFSMNIAENVATKSGQPVAVFSMEMPGEQLAMRMISSLGRIDAHRMRTGKLQPEDWAKMNKSISLLSNADIYIDDTPALMITELRARARRIDKDIREKQRRKAIEEGVEDPESKVTGLGLVVIDYLQLMRGSQNTDNRVNEISEISRGLKALAKELNIPLIALSQLNRSLEQRPDKRPKMSDLRESGAIEQDADLIIFIYRDEVYHPDSDDKGTAEIIIGKHRNGSIGSIRLTFIGQYTRFDNYISMSPDDMRY from the coding sequence ATGCAAGTAAATAACACGACGACAAACCCGGGAAATCAAATGCCCTTTAAGGTTCCACCTCATTCGATTGACTCAGAACAATCGGTGCTGGGTGGACTGATGCTATCCAATGCGTCATTTGAAGACGTATCCATGGTGTTAAATCAATTTGATTTTTATACCAAACAGCACCAGGCGATTTATAACGCCATCGTTGAATTAAATCGTGCGAATAAACCGTTTGACTTGGTAACGGTGGTTGAGTTTCTAGAGGCCACACAACAAATTGAACTCGCAGGGGGTAAATCCTATTTAGCTGAGCTCGTTGCGAATACGCCCGGTGCAGGAAATATTATGTTCTACACCCAGATCGTGCGCGAAAAGTCTATTCTACGCAAGCTGATTGAAGCCTCAAATGATGTTGCCGAAAGTTGTTTCTTTACCAAAGGTAAAGATGTACGCGAGATTCTGGATTTTGCGGAATCAAAAATTATGGCGATTGCCGAGCACGGTGAAGGCAAACAGCGGCAATACAAAACAATAGATGAACTGCTGGTTTCGGCGATTAACCGTATCGACGAATTGTTTAACTCAGATGGTTCAATTACGGGTATCGCTACTCATCTCAATGAATTTGATGAAATGACCTCCGGTTTACAACGTGGTGATTTATTGATCGTCGCTGGGCGTCCTTCGATGGGTAAAACCTCCTTTTCCATGAATATTGCGGAAAACGTGGCGACCAAAAGCGGCCAACCTGTCGCCGTATTTAGTATGGAAATGCCCGGTGAACAGCTCGCCATGAGGATGATTAGTTCGCTGGGGCGGATTGATGCGCATCGTATGCGTACCGGTAAACTTCAACCTGAAGACTGGGCAAAGATGAATAAATCGATTTCATTGCTCTCAAATGCCGATATATATATTGATGATACCCCGGCTCTGATGATTACCGAATTGCGGGCTAGAGCACGACGCATTGATAAAGATATTCGTGAAAAACAGCGCCGAAAAGCGATTGAAGAGGGGGTTGAGGATCCTGAATCGAAGGTCACCGGTTTGGGTTTAGTGGTGATCGACTATTTACAGCTGATGCGTGGTTCGCAAAACACTGATAATCGTGTGAATGAGATTTCAGAAATCTCGCGGGGTTTAAAAGCGCTGGCTAAAGAACTCAATATTCCATTAATTGCTCTGTCGCAGCTCAACCGCAGCTTAGAACAGCGTCCTGATAAACGTCCGAAAATGTCAGACTTACGCGAATCAGGTGCGATTGAGCAGGATGCAGACTTAATCATCTTTATCTATCGTGATGAGGTTTATCACCCAGATAGCGATGACAAGGGTACGGCCGAGATCATTATCGGCAAACACCGTAATGGGTCCATCGGTTCAATACGCTTGACTTTTATTGGCCAATATACCCGTTTTGATAACTATATTTCTATGTCTCCAGACGATATGCGTTATTAA
- a CDS encoding prenyltransferase has translation MIRTLLATARPPFLVLTLSVILMAGALAHYDQADFSIGLFVLVLLGALAAHASVNMLNEAYDARSGLDDLTQRTAFSGGSGALQHNPARINQVEALGLGLLGFVIALGLYFIWLTGWGLLPIGLIGVGVVVAYTPAITRSPWLCLIAPGLGFGPLMVMGAYYVLTGSYSCIAFALSLIPFFLVNNLLLLNQYPDLEPDRQVGRRNLLIAFGKKVGARVFLVFLAAAFLTLAFLVISDCLPYWALLGGLMLIVAVPLAIKLMRSYQAPSLAPSLLAWNVVINLAMPALIGLGLLIA, from the coding sequence ATGATACGCACATTGCTGGCCACAGCGCGTCCGCCTTTTTTGGTTCTAACGCTTTCAGTCATCTTAATGGCGGGAGCGCTAGCGCATTATGACCAAGCCGATTTTTCAATCGGTTTATTTGTATTGGTGTTGTTAGGCGCTTTGGCTGCCCACGCCAGTGTCAATATGCTGAATGAGGCCTATGATGCGCGTTCTGGACTAGATGATCTTACGCAGCGCACCGCGTTTAGTGGCGGCAGCGGGGCGTTACAGCATAACCCTGCGCGGATTAACCAGGTAGAAGCCCTAGGCTTGGGTTTGCTGGGCTTTGTAATTGCACTGGGGCTTTATTTTATTTGGTTAACCGGTTGGGGGTTGTTGCCTATTGGTTTAATAGGTGTAGGGGTCGTGGTGGCTTATACACCTGCCATCACACGTTCACCTTGGCTGTGTTTAATCGCTCCTGGACTTGGATTTGGGCCGCTGATGGTTATGGGTGCGTACTATGTGCTAACGGGTAGCTATAGTTGTATTGCGTTTGCGCTCTCGCTCATTCCTTTTTTTCTGGTCAATAATTTATTACTACTCAATCAATACCCAGATCTTGAACCAGATCGTCAGGTGGGGCGGCGTAACCTATTAATTGCTTTTGGTAAAAAAGTGGGTGCTAGGGTCTTTCTGGTGTTTTTAGCGGCTGCATTTTTAACCTTGGCTTTTTTGGTTATTTCAGATTGTTTGCCCTATTGGGCCTTGCTGGGAGGGCTGATGCTGATCGTTGCTGTCCCGCTTGCGATTAAACTTATGCGTTCTTATCAGGCACCAAGCCTTGCCCCTTCGCTTCTAGCGTGGAACGTTGTGATTAATTTAGCCATGCCAGCACTGATTGGGCTGGGCTTGCTCATTGCTTGA